The following coding sequences are from one Capsicum annuum cultivar UCD-10X-F1 chromosome 3, UCD10Xv1.1, whole genome shotgun sequence window:
- the LOC107862086 gene encoding chaperone protein ClpD, chloroplastic, giving the protein MELSCSSPLSVNSTLSFNRYVSVYPNRRCKTVFSLFPYCPSSTSHITTTFSTSSSTSTLFGISLSHSPCSSIPRKVKRSLYIVSGVFERFTERSIKAVMFSQKEAKALGKDMVFTQHLLLGLIAEDRSSGGFLGSRITIEKAREAVTSIWHDELENDKGKLESEDSGSATSATDVAFSSSTKRVFEAAVEYSRTMGYNFIAPEHIAIGLFTVDDGNAGRVLKRLGANVNYLAAEAISRLQGELAKDGREPISFKRSREKSFPGKITIDRSAEKTNEKNVLEQYCVDLTARASEGLIDPVIGRDTEVQRMIEILCRRTKNNPILLGQAGVGKTAIAEGLAINIAEGNIPAFLMKKRVMSLDIGLLISGAKERGELEARVTTLIKEVKKSGHIILFIDEVHTLVGAGTVGRGNKGSGLDIANLLKPPLGRGELQCIASTTMDEFRLHIEKDKAFARRFQPVLINEPSQADAVQILLGLREKYESHHKCRYSLEAINAAVQLSARYIPDRYLPDKAIDLIDEAGSKSRMQAHKSRKEQQISVLSQPPSDYWQEIRAVQAMHEVILASKLTENDDALNDGGELHSQPASSSTSAEDEPPVVGPEEIAAVASLWTGIPLKQLTVDERMLLVGLDEQLKKRVVGQDEAVTSICRAVKRSRTGLKDPNRPMSAMLFCGPTGVGKSELAKALAASYFGSESAMLRLDMSEYMERHTVSKLIGSPPGYVGYGEGGTLTEAIRRKPFTVVLLDEIEKAHPDIFNILLQLFEDGHLTDSQGRRVSFKNALIVMTSNVGSTAIVKGRQNTIGFLLADDESAASYAGMKAIVLEELKTYFRPELLNRIDEVVVFRPLEKPQMLEILNLMLQEVRARLVSLGISLEVSEAVMELICQQGYDRNYGARPLRRVVTQMIEDLLSESVLSGDFKPGDVAMIHLDESGNPVVINQSSQGIQLSDSNENPVVTNR; this is encoded by the exons ATGGAGTTATCTTGTTCTTCTCCACTTTCGGTGAACTCCACCCTAAGCTTCAATCGCTATGTTTCTGTATACCCAAACAGAAGATGTAAAACAGTTTTCTCCCTTTTCCCATATTGCCCTTCTTCTACCTCTCATATTACTACTACTTTTAGTACTAGCAGTTCTACTTCTACGCTTTTTGGAATTTCACTTTCTCATAGCCCCTGCAGTTCAATTCCACGTAAAGTCAAGCGTTCTTTGTATATTGTATCTGGGGTGTTCGAGAGATTTACTGAAAGATCAATTAAAGCTGTGATGTTTTCGCAGAAGGAGGCAAAGGCTTTGGGCAAAGATATGGTGTTTACGCAGCATCTTTTACTTGGTCTTATCGCCGAGGATCGGAGTTCTGGTGGGTTTCTTGGGTCACGGATAACTATTGAGAAGGCGCGTGAAGCTGTTACGAGTATTTGGCATGATGAATTGGAGAATGATAAGGGGAAATTGGAGAGTGAGGACTCTGGTTCTGCTACTTCAGCTACTGATGTGGCGTTTTCGTCGAGTACTAAGAGGGTTTTTGAGGCTGCTGTTGAGTATTCGAGGACTATGGGGTATAATTTTATTGCTCCTGAACATATTGCTATTGGTTTGTTTACTGTTGATGATGGCAACGCTGGTCGTGTGCTCAAGAG GTTAGGAGCAAATGTAAATTATCTGGCAGCTGAGGCAATTTCCAGGCTTCAAGGAGAGCTTGCTAAAGATGGTAGAGAGCCAATTTCATTCAAAAGATCACGTGAGAAATCCTTTCCTGGAAAAATAACTATCGACAGATCTGCGGAGAAAACAAATG AGAAAAATGTTCTGGAGCAATATTGTGTAGATCTTACTGCCCGTGCAAGTGAGGGCCTTATAGATCCAGTAATTGGCAGGGACACTGAAGTTCAGAGAATGATCGAGATACTCTGCCGTCGAACAAAAAACAATCCTATTCTGCTTGGTCAAGCTGGAGTTGGCAAAACAGCGATAGCTGAAGGGCTGGCGATAAACATTGCTGAGGGAAATATTCCTGCATTTTTAATG AAAAAGCGGGTAATGTCTTTAGACATTGGCCTATTGATTTCAGGTGCGAAGGAGAGGGGTGAACTAGAGGCGCGTGTGACTACATTAATTAAGGAGGTAAAGAAGTCAG GCCATATCATTCTGTTCATAGATGAGGTCCACACTCTTGTCGGTGCTGGCACAGTTGGACGGGGAAATAAGGGCTCTGGTCTTGACATTGCTAACTTGCTAAAGCCACCACTTGGCCGGGGTGAACTGCAG TGTATTGCATCTACCACCATGGATGAGTTCAGATTGCATATTGAGAAAGACAAGGCGTTTGCCCGAAGGTTCCAGCCTGTCTTGATTAATGAACCTAGTCAG GCGGATGCTGTCCAGATACTGTTGGGGTTGCGTGAAAAATATGAGTCACATCATAAGTGTAGATACAGTCTGGAAGCCATAAATGCTGCTGTGCAACTATCAGCAAGATATATACCAGATAGGTATCTTCCTGACAAAGCCATTGATCTTATTGACGAGGCTGGTAGTAAATCTCGTATGCAAGCTCACAAAAGTAGAAAGGAACAGCAGATTTCTGTACTCTCACAACCACCAAGTGATTATTGGCAGGAAATTAGAGCTGTTCAAGCCATGCATGAAGTG ATCCTGGCAAGCAAGCTGACTGAAAATGATGATGCGTTGAATGATGGCGGTGAACTTCATTCTCAGCCAGCTTCGTCTTCTACATCTGCTGAAGATGA ACCCCCAGTAGTTGGACCTGAGGAAATAGCAGCAGTTGCTTCACTCTGGACAGGCATTCCCCTTAAGCAGCTTACTGTTGATGAAAGAATGCTTCTGGTTGGTCTTGATGAGCAGCTTAAGAAAAGGGTTGTTGGTCAGGATGAGGCTGTTACATCCATTTGTCGGGCTGTTAAGAGATCCAGAACTGGCCTCAAGGACCCAAATAGACCAATGTCAGCGATGCTCTTCTGTGGTCCTACTGGAGTTGGAAAATCTGAACTGGCTAAAGCTTTGGCAGCATCTTATTTTGGTTCC GAATCTGCCATGCTAAGATTGGATATGAGTGAATACATGGAGCGGCATACTGTGAGCAAGTTAATTGGATCGCCTCCTGGTTATGTAGGCTATGGAGAAGGAGGGACTCTTACTGAAGCTATCCGAAGAAAGCCCTTCACTGTGGTGCTGCTAGATGAGATTGAAAAGGCTCATCCCGACATATTCAATATTCTCCTTCAGTTGTTTGAAGATGGTCACCTGACAGACTCTCag GGAAGAAGAGTGTCATTCAAGAATGCCTTGATAGTTATGACTTCTAATGTGGGCTCGACGGCCATTGTAAAGGGTAGACAGAATACCATTGGCTTCTTGCTTGCTGACGATGAGTCAGCCGCCTCCTATGCTGGTATGAAAGCAATAGTGTTGGAGGAGCTCAAAACATATTTCCGCCCAGAGCTGTTGAATAGGATAGATGAAGTAGTGGTATTCCGTCCACTAGAGAAGCCCCAG ATGCTCGAGATATTAAACCTGATGCTGCAGGAGGTAAGAGCTAGGCTCGTTTCGTTAGGGATAAGTTTGGAGGTATCAGAAGCAGTAATGGAGTTAATATGCCAACAAGGATATGACAGAAACTATGGTGCACGCCCTCTAAGGAGAGTTGTTACTCAAATGATTGAAGATCTGCTGAGTGAATCTGTACTTTCTGGGGATTTCAAGCCTGGTGATGTTGCTATGATTCATTTAGATGAATCTGGAAATCCTGTTGTCATTAACCAGTCAAGCCAGGGTATCCAATTGTCTGATTCGAATGAAAATCCAGTTGTTACCAACCGGTGA
- the LOC107862087 gene encoding uncharacterized protein LOC107862087 isoform X3 — protein sequence MCCMGLKIGFCLQKLVFVQEVDDRNVGGKNDVLPTDCCPVEYAGYGLVSKANVLLNTCREILSSNHPVLRIHKCVIRDYGRGVRCRGRIGVNEDFNFPVAGVFGVHSGEKACRKDVFLVVDEPGKDRECDLPKDVALDTAVEACHLDGKCAEQVNNDGASHENGVNAIGRDEALSLGCMTKEVVGQLDDTTKEKSRTGVVPPPGKKFVLNRLASEGPPSLSEDPNAVSLPELLYPIENIEQLLIATFTADIPWFVSYCEIPADLPVTIACHNAERCWSSSPDKRSSKPYPDFPNLVVVYPPFPEVIAFGQDLRKSGIGCHHPKLLVLQRRDSLRVVVTSANLVAGQWCRVTNTIWWQDFPRLDVPDYLSLFTSISEVGNNGHLVSDFAAQLAGFMASMVADVPSQAHWILELANYDFKGSSGYLVASVPGVHSSRIPCISKPKHFLGGDCLPELCYFKSVGSVEASVAGLSHIFRTSADLNGARLKKLAAYLRRCGEDVSGMSEVILRRDSNIPADANAVSIHVPNPEDLSLGECVQLGFLPKNYAKWVAPLSDSGIFVFSAYIFPSEVLSAALEGSSSKVQLILHVSQGPSFSAISEIIRAEHVSAICTLIASLQRCWGIWRIQEVISEKVLGQFKWPEHLETDFVFGASSIGSINAKFLAAFSTAAGKRSSRFSESEESDPDWGCWSVSQELRNPSIRIIFPTIERVKNACSGILASRRILCFSQKTWHRLKTMGILHDAVPYYGNRIGYPMHVKVARRRFLSRKGASSFGWVYCGSHNFSEAAWGRQVSGLHDKKFNGNKSYSSLGSRLHVSNYELGILFINPPPDAEVKKNQRTNLDDIVLPFVVPAPKYRPSDKPATPQEMREALIEQTKCQRDVCGAAKESDEWMQEEIPEEEEVIEATDFVVKEKEDEKAYAEELWSQVDSSENC from the exons ATGTGTTGTATGGGGTTAAAGATAGGATTTTGTTTGCAAAAGTTGGTGTTTGTTCAGGAGGTTGATGATAGGAATGTAGGTGGAAAAAATGATGTATTGCCCACAGATTGTTGTCCAGTTGAGTATGCAGGTTATGGACTTGTTTCTAAAGCAAATGTGTTGTTAAATACGTGTAGGGAGATATTAAGTAGCAACCATCCTGTGTTGCGTATCCACAAATGTGTTATTCGTGATTATGGAAGGGGAGTTAGATGTCGTGGTAGAATTGGAGTCAATGAGGATTTTAATTTCCCGGTAGCTGGTGTTTTTGGAGTACATTCTGGTGAAAAAGCTTGTAGGAAAGATGTATTTCTTGTTGTGGATGAACCTGGCAAGGATCGGGAATGTGACCTCCCCAAAGATGTTGCCCTTGATACTGCGGTGGAAGCATGTCATCTCGATGGGAAGTGTGCGGAACAAGTTAATAATGATGGAGCATCTCATGAGAATGGCGTCAATGCCATTGGAAGAGATGAAGCTTTATCTCTAGGGTGTATGACCAAGGAGGTTGTTGGTCAACTTGATGATACAACGAAAGAGAAAAGCAGAACTGGTGTTGTTCCACCTCCAGGAAAGAAGTTCGTTTTGAATCGACTGGCTAGTGAAGGGCCACCATCGCTTTCGGAAGATCCTAATGCTGTATCACTGCCGGAGCTTCTTTACCCAATTGAGAATATTGAACAACTACTTATTGCAACATTTACTGCTGATATACCATG GTTTGTGTCCTACTGTGAGATTCCAGCCGATCTACCTGTTACCATCGCTTGCCACAATGCTGAAAGGTGTTGGAGTTCGAGCCCTGATAAAAGAAGCTCAAAGCCTTACCCAGATTTTCCAAACCTAGTTGTTGT TTATCCTCCATTTCCTGAGGTGATAGCATTTGGTCAAGACCTGAGGAAATCAGGCATTGGTTGCCATCATCCAAAGTTGCTTGTGTTGCAAAGGAGAGATAGTCTCCGTGTTGTGGTCACATCTGCTAATTTGGTGGCAGGACAG TGGTGCAGAGTGACGAATACAATCTGGTGGCAGGATTTCCCTCGCCTGGATGTGCCAGATTACTTATCACTGTTCACATCAATTTCTGAAGTGGGAAATAATGGACATTTGGTATCTGATTTTGCTGCTCAATTAGCTGGATTCATGGCCTCTATGGTAGCTGATGTACCTAGTCAGGCCCATTGGATCCTGGAGCTGGCAAATTACGACTTTAAAGGAAGTTCTGGCTATCTGGTTGCCTCTGTACCTGGAGTTCACTCAAGTCGCATTCCTTGTATATCAAAACCGAAACATTTCTTAGGG GGTGATTGTTTGCCAGAGTTATGTTACTTTAAGTCAGTGGGTTCTGTTGAAGCATCAGTGGCTGGTCTAAGTCATATCTTCCGTACTTCAGCGGATCTTAATGGAGCACGGCTGAAGAAACTTGCAGCTTACCTTAGGAGATGTGGTGAAGATGTATCTGGAATGTCAGAAGTTATTCTAAGAAGAGACTCAAATATACCAGCTGACGCAAATGCTGTTAGCATTCATGTACCTAATCCTGAAGATCTTTCTTTAGGGG AATGTGTTCAACTTGGATTTCTTCCGAAGAATTATGCAAAGTGGGTTGCGCCACTCTCGGACAGTGGTATTTTTGTGTTTTCTGCATATATTTTTCCAAGTGAAGTTCTTAGTGCTGCTTTAGAGGGAAGCAGCAGCAAAGTACAGTTGATACTGCATGTATCACAG GGTCCATCCTTTTCAGCCATTTCAGAAATTATTAGAGCTGAACACGTTTCTGCAATCTGCACACTTATTGCATCTCTTCAGAGGTGTTGGGGAATCTGGCGGATTCAAGAGGTAATTTCTGAAAAG GTTTTGGGTCAGTTTAAATGGCCGGAACATTTAGAAACTGATTTTGTATTTG GTGCATCCTCAATTGGGTCCATCAATGCAAAATTTTTAGCTGCATTTTCAACAGCAGCTGGGAAGCGGTCATCAAGGTTCTCTGAATCGGAGGAATCTGATCCAGAT TGGGGCTGCTGGAGTGTGAGCCAAGAATTGAGGAACCCATCGATTAGAATTATTTTTCCTACCATTGAACGAGTGAAAAATGCGTGCAGTGGAATCTTGGCATCCAGGCGCATATTGTGCTTTTCACAG AAAACTTGGCATCGGTTGAAAACTATGGGCATTCTACATGATGCTGTTCCTTATTATGGCAACAGAATTGGGTATCCCATGCATGTCAAG GTTGCTCGAAGAAGATTTCTATCGAGGAAAGGTGCATCCTCCTTCGGATGGGTTTATTGTGGATCACACAATTTCAGTGAAGCTGCATGGGGGCGTCAGGTTTCTGGTTTACATGACAAGAAATTCAATGGAAATAAAAGTTATTCTAGTTTAGGTTCGAGACTTCACGTCTCTAACTATGAACTAGGTATCTTATTTATTAACCCCCCTCCAGATGCTGAAGTAAAGAAAAACCAAAGGACAAACTTAGATGATATAGTTTTACCCTTTGTCGTGCCTGCACCAAAATACAGACCGTCAGACAAGCCTGCTACCCCACAGGAGATGAGGGAAGCTTTGATCGAGCAAACTAAGTGTCAGAGAGATGTATGTGGGGCAGCAAAAGAGTCGGACGAATGGATGCAGGAAGAAATTCCTGAGGAAGAGGAAGTGATTGAGGCTACCGACTTTGTCGTTAAGGAGAAAGAAGACGAAAAGGCTTATGCAGAGGAACTATGGAGTCAAGTTGATTCATCAGAGAACTGTTAG
- the LOC107862084 gene encoding protein FRIGIDA, with protein sequence MAEPTDSAMATTAAPPQSPPSPAAVQVEAHQQQNEQQTVNAAASHTIIQQSELRQPPNESIADFRKLSDAFSAFQNCFAELQKHVCSIQTLIDSMRPSLPAAAATATTAAPEVETSSESDPSEEVEAEDVEVVKTPKSPCSALKSTISEVESLCEKMDGRGLRKYMIVHIEDINGLVEQVSKALKLSPNPGRLVLDCLGKFYLQGSKAYVKGSPVINGRKASILALECFLVMGVDEGVEIEKEVKEEAGKAAFLWRKRLIAEGGLRKAHDMDARGLLLLIGCFGIPRGFSNVDIRDLLLASPFKKNMNGALTRSNAFMKKIPEIIEEMVNEKLVIEAVDIAYTFGIEDRFNPQKLVISFLRKSKEPLIKKMKGKSQGSLADMNDAKKQHLAALRSVTKCLRRHGIKLSELLPGWKINEKIMSLEKEIAEGETKMAQKRKIDETESSGRISNNEAKRSHFPNQRLQQERVVNLIDSNSTLLEGGTAGHMYVYSLSPSVLHRPVGSSMHDNVGSLAGIVRGVSAGTDVVPQAASYAGGHRRILVDSTPGCTGSHVGQLYGLHGDVAVHDGLLSHSYAYGPSSYLEGSRGLPNTIRTDVAGRSSASDPYQLDDSVRASELYRSGGLRAADAVPSVASAHLSSHLYWP encoded by the exons ATGGCTGAACCGACCGATTCCGCCATGGCTACCACCGCTGCGCCGCCTCAGTCACCGCCATCGCCGGCGGCTGTACAAGTGGAAGCTCATCAACAACAAAATGAACAACAAACCGTGAATGCTGCTGCTTCACACACAATCATTCAACAGTCTGAGTTACGACAGCCACCGAATGAGTCAATTGCTGATTTTCGCAAACTGTCGGATGCCTTTTCAGCATTCCAGAACTGTTTCGCGGAGTTACAAAAACACGTTTGTTCAATTCAGACGTTGATCGACTCTATGCGGCCATCGCTTCCGGCAGCAGCAGCGACAGCGACAACAGCGGCGCCAGAGGTGGAGACGTCTTCGGAATCTGATCCTTCGGAAGAAGTAGAGGCGGAGGATGTGGAGGTGGTGAAAACCCCGAAATCCCCTTGCTCGGCGTTGAAATCGACTATTTCAGAGGTGGAAAGCCTGTGTGAGAAGATGGATGGACGTGGTTTGCGGAAGTATATGATAGTGCATATCGAAGATATAAATGGACTGGTTGAACAAGTTTCTAAGGCATTGAAATTGTCTCCTAATCCTGGGAGGCTTGTATTGGATTGTCTAGGGAAATTTTATTTGCAAGGAAGTAAGGCGTATGTCAAGGGTTCACCCGTTATTAACGGAAGGAAGGCTTCGATATTGGCCTTGGAGTGTTTCTTGGTTATGGGAGTTGACGAGGGAGTTGAgattgagaaagaggtgaaagaAGAAGCTGGGAAGGCAGCTTTTTTATGGAGGAAGAGGTTGATTGCTGAAGGAGGTTTACGAAAGGCTCATGATATGGATGCCCGGGGTTTGCTATTGCTGATTGGGTGTTTCGGGATTCCAAGAGGATTTAGTAATGTGGATATCAGGGATTTGCTTCTGGCAAGTCCGTTCAAGAAGAATATGAATGGTGCCCTCACTCGATCAAATGCCTTCATGAAAAAGATTCCAG aaataatagagGAGATGGTGAATGAAAAGTTGGTAATTGAGGCAGTTGATATTGCCTATACATTTGGAATTGAGGACAGATTTAATCCTCAAAAACTTGTGATTTCATTTTTACGGAAGTCCAAAGAGCCATTGATCAAGAAGATGAAGGGAAAATCCCAAGGGTCACTTGCTGATATG AATGATGCAAAAAAGCAGCACTTGGCTGCTCTGAGATCTGTCACCAAATGTTTGAGACGTCATGGTATTAAACTTTCAGAACTTCTTCCTGGGtggaaaataaatgagaaaataatgagcTTGGAGAAAGAAATTGCAGAAGGTGAGACGAAGATGgcacaaaagagaaaaattgatgaaactGAGTCATCTGGAAGGATCAGCAACAACGAAGCGAAACGATCACATTTTCCAAATCAACGGCTACAACAGGAAAGAGTTGTTAATCTTATTGATAGCAACAGCACCTTGTTAGAAGGTGGAACTGCTGGCCACATGTATGTTTATTCTCTGTCCCCATCAGTATTGCATCGACCTGTTGGAAGCTCGATGCATGACAATGTTGGCTCACTAGCAGGAATTGTGAGAGGTGTGTCCGCAGGCACAGATGTTGTTCCGCAAGCAGCTTCATATGCTGGAGGTCATAGAAGGATTCTAGTTGATTCTACACCCGGGTGTACAGGAAGTCATGTTGGTCAACTATATGGATTGCATGGTGATGTAGCCGTGCACGACGGACTGCTCTCCCACAGCTATGCTTATGGACCATCATCATATTTGGAAGGCTCGAGGGGTTTGCCAAACACCATACGCACTGATGTTGCTGGACGGAGCTCTGCATCTGACCCCTATCAGCTTGATGATAGTGTTAGAGCAAGTGAACTCTACAGGAGCGGTGGCTTGAGAGCAGCTGATGCTGTTCCATCTGTTGCCTCTGCGCATCTTTCGTCCCACTTGTACTGGCCCTGA
- the LOC107862085 gene encoding U2 small nuclear ribonucleoprotein A', which yields MVRLTADLIWKSPHFFNAIRERELDLRGNKIPVIENLGATEDQFDTIDLSDNEIVKLENFPYLNRLGTLLMNNNRVTRINPNIGEFLPKLHTLILTSNRLTNLVEIDPLASLPKLKFLSLLDNNITKRPNYRLYVIHKLKSLRLLDFRKVKQMERLEASKLFASQEAEELVKKESVKTSVPVEVAAPAEEPKEDQPPKPAGPTPEQIIAIKAAIVNSQTLEEVARLEQALKSGQLPADLNLGDYDVAAKKEDKKVTDGDDKANKTEENVPEQKTDDGPTDMEQE from the exons ATGGTTAGGTTAACGGCAGACCTGATTTGGAAAAGCCCGCATTTCTTCAACGCCATTCGCGAACGCGAGTTAGATCTTCGAg GCAATAAGATTCCTGTTATTGAGAACTTAGGTGCTACTgag GATCAATTTGATACGATTGATTTATCTGATAATGAGATTGTTAAACTTGAGAATTTTCCGTATCTGAATCGACTTGGAACCTTGTTAATGAACAACAATAGAGTTACGCGTATCAATCCCAACATTGGAG AGTTTTTGCCGAAATTGCATACCTTGATTCTTACTAGCAACAGACTTACGAATTTGGTTGAAATTGATCCGCTAGCGTCTCTCCCAAAGCTGAAGTTTCTTAGTCTGCTTGATAACAATATCACAAAGAGACCAAATTATCGCCTTTATGTTATTCACAAATTGAAGTCCTTGCGTTTGTTGGATTTCAGGAAAGTCAAACAAATG GAGAGATTGGAAGCAAGTAAATTATTTGCATCACAAGAAGCTGAAGAGCTGGTCAAAAAGGAGTCAGTGAAGACTTCTGTACCTGTTGAGGTTGCGGCTCCTGCCGAGGAACCAAAGGAAGATCAACCACCTAAGCCAGCTGGTCCTACACCCGAGCAAATTATAGCAATTAAG GCTGCCATTGTGAATTCCCAAACTCTTGAGGAGGTGGCTAGACTTGAACAG GCATTGAAGTCAGGCCAGCTTCCTGCAGATTTAAATCTTGGTGATTACGATGTTGCTGCTAAAAAAGAAGACAAGAAGGTAACAGATGGCGATGATAAAGCTAACAAGACTGAGGAAAATGTACCTGAACAGAAAACTGATGATGGTCCTACGGATATGGAGCAG gAGTAG